The following proteins come from a genomic window of Dysidea avara chromosome 12, odDysAvar1.4, whole genome shotgun sequence:
- the LOC136239860 gene encoding uncharacterized protein, with protein sequence MRTIPNISSLLQPLEDAIRLKLFPSITGHVACATGERELFSLPCRFGGLGMGDPTAFCESQFDASLRITAPLKDLIISQVAHAHPPDTRSIKAQVHQHRREASKKRALEIRNGLSSQLQRAIDLNSEPGASSWLLALPLQDQGYHLTKQEFWDALHLRYGWTLLNTPSHCVCGSPFTADHAMICRHGGLTFVRHNDLRDTTAELLSNVCTNVAIEPPLQSLSGEELTPRSANCQDDARADIHARGFWGRRQSAFFDVRVFHPNAQSYRNVSIPSVYRRHEMQKKREYGDRVREVEFASFTPLVFATTGGMGKEAITFYRRLAELLSKRSALSYSSTLAWIRCTLSFSLLRSATMCIRGSRLIP encoded by the coding sequence ATGAGAACCATTCCAAACATTAGTTCTTTACTTCAGCCATTAGAGGATGCTATAAGACTCAAACTTTTTCCTTCTATCACTGGACATGTTGCATGCGCCACCGGTGAACGTGAGTTGTTCTCTCTGCCATGTCGTTTCGGTGGGCTTGGTATGGGTGACCCTACAGCTTTCTGTGAATCTCAGTTTGATGCTTCCCTGCGAATTACTGCACCATTAAAAGACTTGATTATTAGTCAGGTAGCACATGCTCATCCCCCAGATACTCGATCCATCAAGGCTCAGGTTCACCAACACCGGCGTGAGGCTTCTAAGAAACGGGCTCTTGAGATCAGAAATGGTCTCTCTTCACAGCTTCAAAGAGCTATTGATCTGAATAGTGAACCTGGAGCCTCTTCTTGGCTTCTGGCTTTACCACTGCAAGACCAGGGTTACCATCTGACAAAGCAGGAGTTCTGGGATGCTCTTCACCTGCgttatggatggactttactgAATACTCCTAGCCACTGTGTGTGTGGCTCGCCTTTCACTGCTGATCATGCAATGATCTGTCGACATGGTGGTTTGACTTTTGTTCGCCACAATGACCTGCGTGATACAACTGCTGAATTACTTTCaaatgtttgtactaatgttgcAATTGAGCCACCACTTCAATCCCTGAGTGGCGAAGAACTTACCCCTCGATCAGCTAACTGCCAAGATGATGCCAGGGCTGACATTCATGCACGCGGATTTTGGGGGcggcggcaaagtgcctttttcgATGTAAGGGTTTTTCACCCAAACGCACAAAGCTACCGCAATGTTTCGATACCATCTGTGTATAGGCGTCATGAGAtgcagaagaagagggagtatggtgaccgtgtccgtgaggtggagtttgcatcttttactccattggtgtttgccacaactgggggcatggggaaggaagccatcacattttatcgccggcttgctgagctcctttccaaacgtagtgctttatcatacagtagtactttggcgtggattcgctgtaccctgtctttctccctgttgaggtcagcgacgatgtgcatccgtggaagccgc